A stretch of Paenibacillus peoriae DNA encodes these proteins:
- a CDS encoding TIGR02530 family flagellar biosynthesis protein, with the protein MNDRMTVGRLFPANMPPAAISQNRVNSVSKDARPFGQVLQEQVLKLSNHAAKRLEQRGIELRSDQMAKINSAVDKAAAKGAKESLILMQDMALIVSVPNRTVVTAMDKKSMEDNVFTQIDSAVIIS; encoded by the coding sequence ATGAATGATAGAATGACGGTCGGACGCCTTTTTCCCGCCAACATGCCCCCGGCAGCAATCTCACAAAACCGAGTAAATTCGGTATCCAAGGATGCCAGACCGTTCGGTCAGGTGTTGCAGGAACAGGTGCTCAAGCTGAGCAACCATGCAGCCAAGCGTCTGGAGCAGCGGGGAATAGAGTTGAGAAGTGACCAAATGGCGAAAATCAACTCTGCTGTGGATAAAGCAGCTGCCAAAGGCGCCAAAGAATCATTGATTTTAATGCAAGATATGGCTTTGATTGTAAGTGTACCTAATCGAACAGTTGTTACCGCGATGGATAAGAAGTCCATGGAGGATAACGTATTTACGCAGATAGATAGTGCTGTAATTATTTCATAA
- a CDS encoding response regulator gives MANRILIVDDAAFMRMMIRDILSKNGFEVVGEAQDGSQAIEKFKELRPDLITMDITMPEMDGIAALKEIKQIDANAKVIMCSAMGQQAMVIDAIQAGAKDFIVKPFQSDRVIEAINKTLGV, from the coding sequence ATGGCAAACCGTATTTTGATCGTGGACGATGCTGCATTTATGAGAATGATGATTCGGGACATCCTGTCCAAAAATGGATTTGAGGTAGTAGGAGAGGCCCAAGATGGATCACAGGCCATTGAAAAATTCAAGGAGCTTCGTCCGGACCTGATTACGATGGATATCACGATGCCTGAAATGGACGGCATTGCCGCTCTGAAGGAAATCAAACAAATTGACGCGAATGCAAAGGTTATCATGTGTTCCGCGATGGGTCAGCAAGCAATGGTTATTGATGCCATTCAAGCTGGCGCAAAAGATTTTATCGTTAAGCCTTTCCAATCGGATCGGGTTATCGAAGCCATCAACAAAACACTGGGTGTCTAA
- a CDS encoding flagellar basal body-associated FliL family protein, which yields MKKMLPWLITILLAITLIAGAAFVLIPALSGKKSEVIPNAQAAQAEQLPRLSADELVEVSSEITGIKTNLADADYIVQMNLSFQLNDAKAKESFEKIKDISIKPIVIQLLADTKPDELRTAKGRDQFSDKLTDLINKSLPEGHLGNAKITDFLLAAI from the coding sequence ATGAAGAAGATGCTGCCATGGCTCATTACAATTTTACTCGCGATTACTTTGATTGCAGGCGCGGCCTTTGTACTTATACCAGCGCTTAGCGGGAAGAAGTCGGAAGTCATACCGAATGCGCAAGCTGCTCAGGCAGAACAACTTCCAAGATTGTCAGCAGATGAATTGGTGGAAGTGAGCTCTGAAATTACCGGTATCAAAACAAATCTGGCAGACGCAGATTACATTGTTCAGATGAACCTATCTTTTCAATTGAACGATGCCAAAGCAAAAGAATCTTTTGAAAAAATCAAAGACATCAGTATTAAGCCCATCGTTATTCAATTACTTGCAGACACCAAACCTGATGAGCTCAGAACGGCTAAAGGCCGGGACCAGTTCAGTGACAAGCTGACGGATCTCATCAACAAGTCGCTCCCTGAAGGTCACCTGGGGAACGCCAAAATTACAGACTTTTTGCTGGCAGCCATTTGA
- a CDS encoding FliH/SctL family protein produces MSNLIKSFQYVPVEALKTIDVAHTYAPETTDEEITTEYTEPEPQRDHEAERLRDEMLKDAKDFAERQVREAAEEAERMLQEAQQQIEAWWQERREHDDQLTQSLKADGFQQGYEEGQKLAEAELQTKSEQMMEEAQDILRQAYEIKEQLIQEAEPFLVELSSAIAEKVIEKQLSLEPDYTIELIRKNLARKREKGTITLCVSPQHFAFVQGAREELSLTVDSQAELQIIPDGTVKDRGCVIRSSFGSVDARIDTQLAEIKKELLRLAHENEERRHEGA; encoded by the coding sequence TTGTCTAACTTGATCAAATCTTTCCAATATGTTCCTGTAGAGGCTTTGAAAACAATTGATGTGGCACATACGTATGCGCCAGAAACGACGGACGAAGAAATCACAACTGAATATACGGAGCCGGAGCCTCAGCGAGATCATGAGGCTGAACGGCTACGGGATGAAATGCTGAAAGATGCTAAGGATTTTGCCGAACGTCAGGTTCGCGAGGCAGCTGAAGAAGCGGAACGGATGCTTCAGGAGGCGCAGCAGCAGATTGAAGCCTGGTGGCAGGAGCGACGCGAGCATGACGATCAGCTGACTCAGTCGTTAAAGGCTGATGGGTTTCAGCAAGGATATGAAGAAGGTCAGAAGCTGGCTGAGGCCGAGCTTCAGACGAAATCAGAGCAGATGATGGAAGAAGCACAGGATATTCTACGTCAGGCCTATGAGATAAAGGAACAACTAATTCAGGAAGCTGAGCCTTTTCTGGTTGAACTGAGTAGTGCTATTGCTGAGAAGGTCATTGAGAAACAGCTTAGCCTTGAGCCGGACTACACGATAGAATTAATTCGTAAAAATTTGGCTCGTAAGCGGGAAAAAGGAACCATTACATTGTGTGTGTCGCCTCAGCATTTCGCATTTGTGCAAGGTGCACGAGAAGAATTGTCATTAACTGTCGATTCGCAGGCAGAACTGCAAATTATTCCTGATGGTACCGTGAAAGATCGCGGTTGTGTTATCCGTTCTTCTTTTGGGAGCGTGGATGCGCGGATTGATACGCAATTAGCTGAGATCAAAAAGGAACTACTGCGTCTGGCACATGAGAATGAGGAGCGAAGACATGAAGGGGCTTAA
- a CDS encoding flagellar hook-length control protein FliK → MTLISQSVSLGSSQTASSTTASTTTTATAAGATTGAFNQTLTQMMTGGQTGSAGTDANGSPLVMVLPLIATGESTEAPTESLVETLAPLLQNLEKLDDQVAADPALLATLQAWIQQVQQFLQGDGTNQQLNGGETTEATGLTALAANPATLRFALQDALSQLANVAEQASGDQKSQVTQLLQSLQSATAGTGAISDEQWNGVMKAVELADGGDSQAVQPSANRTNGTQTVATATTDKQVVASQQQASQGETNQQGSEGQRSSTNILVQSAVKTTGADEASAFVDATEQADSTATDNQTPVITTAGQLSVQTQGTTPSAPAQPVVHVRQFAKEMTEFVVQKLDIVKHTGLTEATIMLRPDHLGQLEVKLTMQNGHLVAQFMTEHSGAKDLLEQQMSQLRSSLQSQGIQVDKVEVTHNESLSSHMYQDGRGSGANQQQQQSNQRSKARGREESEDAMKVAEMAEELRNWTAEQRADDINRTGSFTAQA, encoded by the coding sequence ATGACCCTTATTTCTCAAAGTGTATCGCTCGGCTCCAGTCAGACAGCTAGCAGTACAACGGCCTCAACAACGACTACAGCCACAGCTGCTGGAGCAACCACGGGTGCTTTTAATCAAACACTTACGCAAATGATGACAGGCGGGCAAACGGGCTCAGCAGGCACAGATGCGAACGGTTCTCCATTAGTTATGGTACTCCCGCTTATTGCGACTGGAGAATCCACGGAAGCTCCAACGGAGTCGCTGGTCGAAACACTGGCTCCTTTGCTGCAGAATCTCGAAAAGTTGGATGACCAAGTAGCTGCCGATCCTGCTCTGCTTGCAACTCTGCAAGCTTGGATTCAGCAAGTACAACAGTTTTTGCAAGGCGACGGAACAAATCAACAGTTAAACGGTGGAGAAACGACAGAGGCGACAGGCTTAACAGCCTTGGCAGCCAACCCGGCTACTCTTCGATTTGCATTGCAGGACGCTTTGTCACAACTTGCCAATGTAGCAGAGCAGGCTTCTGGAGACCAAAAGTCCCAGGTGACACAGTTGCTACAATCGCTCCAAAGCGCAACGGCAGGTACGGGAGCAATTTCCGATGAGCAGTGGAATGGTGTAATGAAAGCTGTGGAACTTGCTGATGGTGGGGATTCACAAGCAGTTCAGCCTTCTGCAAATCGAACAAATGGTACTCAGACCGTAGCTACAGCCACTACAGACAAACAGGTTGTTGCTTCTCAGCAGCAAGCTAGTCAAGGCGAAACTAATCAACAAGGTTCAGAAGGGCAACGTTCATCAACTAATATTCTCGTTCAGTCTGCAGTTAAGACGACTGGAGCGGATGAAGCGAGTGCATTCGTAGATGCAACTGAGCAAGCGGATTCGACAGCAACTGACAATCAGACTCCAGTGATCACGACTGCGGGACAGCTTTCGGTACAAACGCAAGGAACAACACCTTCGGCTCCGGCTCAACCAGTCGTACATGTGCGGCAATTTGCCAAGGAGATGACCGAATTTGTAGTGCAGAAACTTGACATTGTAAAACACACTGGCTTGACGGAAGCGACTATCATGCTTCGTCCAGATCATTTGGGCCAGCTGGAGGTTAAGCTGACAATGCAAAATGGTCATCTGGTTGCCCAGTTCATGACTGAGCATAGCGGAGCGAAGGATTTGCTGGAACAGCAAATGTCGCAGCTGCGTTCGAGTCTCCAGAGCCAAGGTATCCAGGTGGATAAGGTAGAAGTCACGCACAATGAGTCGCTTTCCTCCCATATGTATCAGGATGGGCGCGGATCTGGAGCTAATCAGCAGCAGCAGCAATCCAATCAACGTTCCAAAGCTCGTGGTAGAGAAGAGAGCGAAGATGCTATGAAGGTAGCTGAAATGGCAGAGGAACTCCGTAACTGGACAGCAGAACAACGCGCAGATGATATAAATCGGACAGGCTCCTTTACAGCACAAGCGTAA
- a CDS encoding flagellar hook capping FlgD N-terminal domain-containing protein, translating to MTTTDNNVSTSNVWPNYNVNNVKTASAKDTKTMGKDQFLKILITQLQNQDPMQPLEDKEFIAQMAQFSSVEQLMNISTQLNALGQSLGTASGLIGKEVSWIEAGKKDSITGETGAGTVKSGIVDSIVIRDGVQYAKMGAAEVALKDVTSVSQANTTTPAINTSDTSSSSSTGSGENS from the coding sequence ATGACGACGACAGACAACAATGTATCCACCAGCAACGTCTGGCCGAATTACAATGTGAACAATGTCAAAACGGCGAGTGCTAAGGATACTAAGACTATGGGTAAAGATCAATTTCTGAAAATTTTGATCACCCAGCTACAAAATCAGGATCCGATGCAGCCTTTGGAGGATAAAGAATTTATCGCTCAAATGGCCCAGTTTTCCTCAGTGGAACAACTGATGAACATTTCTACGCAGTTGAATGCATTGGGACAGTCTTTAGGTACGGCTTCCGGTTTGATAGGAAAAGAAGTCAGCTGGATTGAGGCAGGTAAAAAAGACTCCATCACAGGTGAAACAGGTGCGGGTACCGTTAAAAGTGGAATCGTGGATTCCATCGTTATTCGCGACGGTGTGCAGTATGCCAAAATGGGAGCGGCTGAGGTGGCATTAAAAGATGTAACATCAGTGAGTCAGGCTAATACAACGACTCCCGCTATAAATACATCGGATACTTCATCTTCTTCTTCTACTGGAAGCGGTGAGAACTCATGA
- the fliJ gene encoding flagellar export protein FliJ, with the protein MRFQYSFQKVVDLKTNEKSQAEWLLSSAVGQLQAEEQTLTQLVGERNRVISAIQKAAEDCAPLSTIQELQAYVNHLDQCITRKHRDVQYAQQNVQSKQTVLTDKMLDEQVWLKAREKANVKFQQEVLLREQNELDEMASVRFAMKAR; encoded by the coding sequence ATGAGATTTCAGTATTCCTTTCAGAAAGTTGTAGACTTGAAAACCAACGAAAAGTCACAGGCCGAATGGTTGCTTTCCAGTGCTGTTGGACAATTGCAGGCTGAGGAGCAGACATTAACACAGCTTGTAGGCGAAAGGAATCGAGTCATATCAGCCATCCAAAAGGCTGCCGAGGATTGCGCACCACTCTCTACCATTCAGGAATTACAGGCTTATGTTAATCATCTGGACCAATGTATTACACGCAAGCATAGGGATGTTCAATATGCGCAGCAAAATGTGCAAAGCAAACAAACCGTTTTGACCGATAAAATGCTGGATGAACAGGTTTGGCTGAAAGCGAGAGAGAAGGCCAACGTGAAATTCCAACAGGAAGTGCTCCTGCGCGAGCAGAACGAGCTGGATGAAATGGCTTCCGTGCGATTTGCCATGAAAGCCCGGTAA
- a CDS encoding flagellar hook-basal body complex protein: MLRSMYSGVSGMKGFQTKLDVIGNNIANVNTTGFKSSRVMFKDILSQTSSGASASGEETAGSNAKQIGLGSTVASIDTLHLPGSAMTTNNPTDLRLNGDGFFLVKMNADQEAPYLTRAGDFHIDGNRHLVTSDGFFVADSGGGVPITLADDVTAFSISQDGTIVQTLASGGTDNATKIGVTKVINPEGLEKIGGSLYRATVNSGNEGEITAMEANSTDDGTGAIISGQLEMSNVDLTGEFTEMIVAQRGFQANSRIITTSDEVLQEVVNLKR; the protein is encoded by the coding sequence ATGTTGAGATCAATGTATTCAGGTGTATCGGGCATGAAGGGCTTTCAAACAAAGCTGGACGTTATAGGTAACAACATTGCAAACGTAAATACTACAGGCTTCAAGTCCAGCCGAGTGATGTTCAAGGATATCTTGAGCCAAACGAGTTCAGGCGCAAGTGCGTCTGGAGAAGAAACGGCAGGAAGTAACGCAAAGCAAATTGGATTGGGTTCGACTGTGGCTTCCATTGACACGCTTCATTTACCAGGAAGTGCCATGACGACGAATAATCCAACAGATTTACGCCTTAATGGTGATGGTTTCTTTTTGGTTAAAATGAATGCGGATCAAGAAGCTCCATACTTGACTAGAGCAGGAGATTTTCACATTGACGGAAATAGGCATTTGGTAACTTCGGACGGTTTTTTTGTTGCTGATTCAGGTGGTGGAGTTCCCATTACGTTAGCAGACGATGTTACTGCTTTCTCAATCTCTCAGGATGGAACCATTGTACAAACTTTGGCATCTGGTGGAACAGATAATGCTACCAAAATTGGAGTAACTAAAGTAATCAATCCAGAAGGATTAGAAAAAATCGGGGGTAGTCTGTATCGTGCTACAGTTAACTCTGGAAACGAGGGTGAAATCACTGCTATGGAAGCAAACAGCACTGATGATGGCACCGGTGCTATTATCTCAGGTCAGCTGGAAATGTCTAACGTTGATCTGACAGGCGAATTTACCGAAATGATCGTAGCTCAGCGCGGATTCCAAGCGAACTCGCGTATCATTACGACCTCGGATGAAGTGCTTCAGGAAGTTGTAAACTTGAAACGATAA
- the fliI gene encoding flagellar protein export ATPase FliI — MKGLNTQRYMDHLRQLDPVRVNGKVTQVIGLMVESEGPDASIGDVCYIYPGKTAKPLQAEVVGFRDNKVLLMPLGELQSIGPGCDVVGTGKPLNVQVGSELLGKVLDGLGQPLDGSLIPSRMARYSTFNIPSNPLNRPRVQEPISIGVRAIDGLLTIGKGQRVGIFAGSGVGKSTLMGMIARNTEADVNVIALIGERGREVLDFIERDLGPEGLERSVVIVATSDQPALIRIKGALIATTIAEYFRDRGLNVMLMMDSVTRYAMAQREVGLAVGEPPAMRGYTPSVFASLPKLLERAGTGPTGSITAFYTVLVDGDDMNEPIADAVRGILDGHIVLNRGIANKGHFPAIDVLASISRVMKDIAPRDQIDAAENIKRLMAIYKDSEDLINIGAYQQGSNAEIDESMERIRDIWDFTRQRTDEKAELDEVRERLISEFTRR; from the coding sequence ATGAAGGGGCTTAATACGCAGCGCTACATGGATCATTTGCGCCAGCTGGACCCGGTTCGGGTAAATGGCAAGGTTACGCAGGTTATCGGCCTGATGGTTGAATCGGAAGGTCCGGATGCCAGTATCGGGGATGTTTGTTACATTTATCCGGGTAAAACGGCAAAGCCGTTGCAAGCGGAGGTTGTAGGCTTCAGGGACAATAAAGTGCTTCTAATGCCACTTGGAGAACTGCAATCCATTGGTCCCGGTTGTGATGTAGTAGGAACAGGGAAGCCGTTGAATGTGCAGGTCGGGTCGGAACTGTTAGGCAAGGTGCTGGACGGCTTGGGTCAGCCTCTGGATGGCTCATTGATTCCCTCGCGAATGGCGAGATATTCAACCTTCAATATTCCGTCCAATCCGCTGAATCGTCCGCGTGTGCAGGAACCAATCAGTATCGGGGTGCGCGCTATTGACGGGTTGCTTACTATCGGTAAAGGACAACGGGTTGGTATTTTTGCAGGTTCGGGTGTAGGTAAAAGTACCTTGATGGGAATGATTGCCCGTAATACGGAAGCTGATGTGAATGTAATCGCCTTGATCGGGGAACGTGGACGCGAGGTGCTGGACTTTATTGAACGGGATTTAGGTCCGGAGGGACTAGAACGTTCCGTGGTCATTGTGGCAACTTCCGACCAACCTGCGTTAATCCGTATTAAGGGTGCACTTATTGCAACGACGATCGCGGAATATTTTCGGGACCGCGGGTTGAATGTCATGCTGATGATGGATTCAGTTACCCGGTATGCGATGGCCCAACGTGAAGTCGGCCTAGCCGTAGGGGAGCCACCGGCAATGAGAGGGTACACACCTTCCGTGTTTGCTAGTCTACCTAAGCTTCTAGAACGTGCAGGGACAGGCCCTACTGGCTCCATAACCGCTTTCTATACGGTACTGGTCGATGGTGATGATATGAACGAGCCCATCGCGGATGCGGTGCGCGGGATTTTGGATGGACACATTGTCTTGAATCGTGGGATTGCGAACAAAGGACATTTTCCGGCAATCGATGTGTTAGCGAGTATTAGCCGTGTTATGAAGGATATCGCACCACGAGATCAGATAGACGCTGCCGAGAACATTAAGCGCTTGATGGCCATTTACAAAGATTCGGAGGACCTGATTAATATTGGGGCCTATCAGCAGGGTTCAAATGCAGAAATTGACGAATCCATGGAGCGTATACGGGATATATGGGATTTTACAAGACAAAGAACAGATGAAAAGGCTGAGCTGGACGAGGTAAGAGAGCGTTTGATTTCTGAATTTACGAGGAGATGA
- the fliM gene encoding flagellar motor switch protein FliM, translating into MVDVLSQGEIDALLAALSSGEMDAEELKKEDTQKKVRAYDFKRALRFSKDHIRSLTRIHENFARYLTTYFSAQLRTFVQINVVQVEQLPYDEFIRSIPKMTILNIFEAEPLEGRMVLEVHPNVAYAMLDRLLGGTGSAPSKVTALTEIETTIMERIFSRTFDSLQEAWKTVLDIEPRLEAMETNPQFMQIVSPNETIALISLSTKIGDTTGMINLCIPHVVLEPIMARLSTHQWFTSEKKSRAPEEIDALRLRVTKAELPIIAELGESRINVAEFLGLSVGDVISLNKPVKEGLSIRVGEKLKFMGSPGMVRDRVAVQIDEIVNEGVEEIDE; encoded by the coding sequence TTGGTGGATGTACTGTCACAAGGGGAAATTGATGCCCTTTTAGCAGCTCTTTCGTCCGGTGAAATGGATGCGGAAGAACTTAAAAAGGAAGATACCCAAAAGAAAGTTCGCGCTTATGATTTCAAAAGAGCGCTTAGGTTTTCCAAGGATCATATACGGAGTCTGACGCGGATACACGAGAACTTTGCACGGTATCTGACCACATATTTTTCAGCGCAGCTTCGTACTTTTGTCCAAATTAATGTCGTTCAGGTGGAGCAACTTCCTTATGATGAATTCATTCGCTCCATTCCGAAAATGACCATTCTAAACATTTTTGAAGCTGAACCGCTGGAAGGCCGTATGGTGCTTGAGGTTCACCCGAACGTTGCTTATGCCATGTTGGACAGGCTTCTCGGAGGAACAGGTTCGGCACCGTCAAAGGTTACTGCGTTGACCGAAATCGAGACGACGATTATGGAGCGAATTTTCAGTCGTACCTTTGATAGCCTGCAAGAGGCTTGGAAAACGGTACTGGACATTGAACCGCGCCTAGAGGCGATGGAAACAAATCCGCAGTTCATGCAGATTGTCTCGCCGAATGAAACGATTGCTCTGATTTCGCTTAGTACCAAAATTGGTGATACCACAGGGATGATTAACCTCTGTATCCCGCATGTGGTATTGGAACCTATTATGGCTAGACTGTCCACGCACCAGTGGTTTACATCCGAAAAGAAATCAAGGGCGCCCGAAGAGATTGACGCCTTGAGATTACGGGTCACCAAAGCAGAGCTCCCTATTATTGCGGAGTTGGGTGAATCCCGGATAAATGTAGCCGAGTTTCTGGGTCTTTCGGTCGGGGATGTCATTTCATTGAACAAACCTGTCAAAGAAGGACTATCCATCCGGGTAGGCGAGAAATTGAAGTTTATGGGAAGTCCCGGCATGGTAAGAGATCGTGTTGCCGTACAAATTGATGAAATTGTCAACGAAGGAGTTGAAGAAATTGACGAGTAA
- a CDS encoding flagellar FlbD family protein codes for MIPLTRLNGSPMWLNALLIETVEETPDTYVTLVTGKRLIVLEKAADVVSLIKGYSREIGMHAATIKVQQMEEDE; via the coding sequence ATGATCCCGTTAACGCGGCTGAACGGCTCGCCTATGTGGCTTAATGCGCTGCTCATTGAGACTGTGGAGGAAACACCGGATACATACGTCACTTTGGTGACGGGGAAACGGTTGATTGTATTGGAAAAAGCGGCAGATGTCGTCTCCTTGATCAAGGGTTACAGCCGTGAAATCGGCATGCATGCCGCCACGATAAAAGTGCAACAAATGGAGGAAGACGAATGA
- a CDS encoding magnesium transporter MgtE N-terminal domain-containing protein yields MAQKLAENELDMDLGKESGGGFERFMFFLIPIVFTIVLVGVLLTLFNMDFRSEMISLGNKIPVVKNWVPEPKDKATQTKEADQKAQSESSEATIQQLKADLAKQTEELKKATAAKTTQDKKVTELQNQVNTLQTQQEQQLQASQQGQAGTQTTGGTTNEDPYVKQARDLASMYEGMTASKAAPIMENLTTEETVQLLSYMDPANSAKILQKMDAKKAADITMALKNVTPSTDLSVAALQSRLKKDQGTTAGTTSKSLQSTQISSTFASMDKKSGAELILQTYKISPDKALNILNTVDDSTRGSLLQNMSAKDAAQTAKILNKLMGSK; encoded by the coding sequence ATGGCACAGAAGTTAGCAGAAAATGAACTGGATATGGATTTAGGAAAAGAATCAGGCGGGGGATTTGAACGGTTTATGTTTTTCCTGATTCCGATTGTGTTCACAATCGTTCTGGTCGGGGTCCTGCTTACATTGTTCAATATGGACTTCAGAAGCGAAATGATTTCATTAGGGAACAAAATACCAGTTGTTAAAAATTGGGTACCTGAACCGAAAGATAAGGCTACACAGACGAAAGAGGCAGATCAAAAGGCTCAGTCCGAAAGTTCTGAAGCAACCATTCAGCAGTTAAAGGCAGATCTAGCCAAGCAGACGGAGGAGCTTAAAAAGGCTACCGCTGCTAAGACGACACAAGATAAAAAGGTTACTGAACTGCAGAATCAGGTCAATACGCTCCAAACGCAACAGGAACAGCAGCTACAGGCCAGTCAGCAGGGACAGGCTGGTACGCAAACTACAGGTGGAACAACAAATGAAGATCCTTATGTAAAACAGGCCAGAGATCTTGCTAGTATGTATGAAGGAATGACAGCTAGTAAAGCGGCACCGATTATGGAGAATCTGACTACGGAAGAGACTGTGCAGCTGCTAAGCTACATGGACCCTGCCAACAGTGCGAAGATTTTGCAAAAGATGGACGCTAAAAAAGCAGCCGATATTACTATGGCTCTGAAAAACGTAACGCCATCTACGGATTTGTCAGTTGCTGCGTTGCAGTCTCGTCTGAAAAAGGATCAAGGTACCACAGCTGGCACGACGAGTAAGAGTTTGCAAAGCACTCAAATCAGTAGCACATTTGCTTCCATGGACAAGAAGAGCGGTGCCGAACTTATTTTGCAAACTTACAAAATCAGTCCAGACAAGGCATTAAACATATTAAATACAGTAGATGATTCGACACGTGGTTCTTTACTACAAAATATGTCTGCCAAGGATGCGGCTCAGACCGCAAAAATTTTAAACAAACTGATGGGCAGTAAGTAA
- the fliY gene encoding flagellar motor switch phosphatase FliY translates to MTSKDYLSQEEIDALLKQSEAGTDSTPAGKTVDDFLTPLEQDALGEIGNITFGSAATALSTLLGQKVDITTPKVSIITRSEFETAFPKPHVAVHVNYVDGFEGINSLVIKKRDAQVIADLMLGGEGNPADEELNEIHISAVQEAMNQMMGSSATSMSTMFNRFVNISPPGIDILDPMHGDGVSSLPDEETLITVSFRLLIGDLIDSTLMQLLPVNFAKKMVSILMNGGEDEEQPQASAQQVAATAAPEVPQQASVPQQPPAPAYQQPPAAAQAPQDAGYGQQPPMYPQDPGYGQQGAPGYGTPGYGMPAGVPPQAPYGTPHHYGAVPGRNVNVQPVQFSNLQSGAFAQVDENNLNLLMDIPLRVTVELGRTQKQIKDILELSQGSIIELDKLAGEPVDILVNNKLIAKGEVVVIDENFGVRVTDIVSQWDRIQKLQ, encoded by the coding sequence TTGACGAGTAAAGACTATTTGTCCCAGGAGGAAATCGATGCCTTGCTGAAACAGTCTGAAGCGGGGACGGATTCTACTCCCGCAGGCAAGACCGTTGACGATTTTCTGACTCCTCTGGAGCAGGATGCTCTCGGGGAAATCGGTAATATAACGTTCGGCAGCGCAGCTACGGCTCTTTCCACACTGCTCGGTCAAAAGGTGGATATTACGACACCTAAAGTTTCAATTATTACCCGTTCTGAATTTGAAACTGCATTTCCAAAGCCACACGTAGCTGTACATGTAAATTATGTCGATGGATTCGAGGGTATTAACTCACTCGTAATCAAAAAGCGTGATGCACAAGTGATAGCGGACTTAATGCTTGGTGGTGAAGGAAACCCAGCAGATGAAGAATTGAATGAAATCCACATTAGTGCTGTGCAGGAAGCGATGAACCAGATGATGGGATCGTCGGCGACCTCAATGTCTACTATGTTTAATCGTTTTGTTAATATCTCTCCACCGGGGATTGATATTTTGGATCCTATGCACGGTGATGGAGTATCCAGTCTGCCGGATGAAGAGACGCTCATCACAGTCTCCTTCCGGTTATTGATCGGGGATCTTATTGACTCTACGCTGATGCAACTGTTACCTGTTAATTTCGCCAAAAAAATGGTGAGCATCCTAATGAATGGCGGAGAGGATGAAGAACAACCGCAAGCGTCTGCACAGCAGGTAGCTGCAACAGCTGCTCCCGAAGTGCCGCAACAAGCTAGCGTTCCGCAGCAACCGCCTGCACCAGCCTATCAACAGCCACCTGCAGCCGCGCAGGCGCCGCAAGACGCAGGCTATGGACAACAACCGCCAATGTATCCTCAAGACCCGGGATATGGGCAGCAGGGCGCTCCAGGCTATGGAACACCGGGTTATGGAATGCCAGCTGGTGTACCGCCGCAAGCTCCTTACGGAACGCCTCATCACTACGGCGCAGTACCGGGACGTAATGTAAATGTACAACCTGTACAATTTTCTAACTTGCAGTCCGGTGCATTTGCGCAAGTGGATGAAAACAATTTAAATTTATTGATGGACATTCCCCTTAGAGTCACCGTAGAATTAGGAAGGACCCAAAAGCAAATTAAAGATATTCTGGAGCTCTCACAAGGTTCAATTATTGAACTAGACAAGCTTGCTGGGGAGCCGGTGGACATTTTGGTAAACAACAAACTGATTGCCAAGGGCGAGGTTGTCGTAATCGACGAGAACTTTGGTGTGCGCGTAACAGATATTGTAAGTCAATGGGACCGTATTCAAAAATTACAATAA